AGGCTCGCCATCGCAGCGCCGATGTCGCCACTGGACACTAGCCGTTGCCCGCGGCTGATGATTTCTTTGAATTCCCCCAGGCCGGGTTGACCAACGAAGAGGACCGGTTCAAAGACAGCGACCTTACGGATCGCCGGGATGGCCATAGAGGCATGTAGCGCGAACAAGCCGCCGTCGGCGACACCGAAAACGAATTGCGCGCCGGTGGCGGCGATGATGGCGTCAAGGTCTTCGTCCTCGCGCTCGATGCCGTAGTGCGGCCCGTAGGGCCCGCTCATTCCGCGGCCGCGTCGGTCTGGGACGTAGACGGTGAATTCGTCGGCTAGGGCGGCGCTGAGCTTCATGTAGTGCTGTGAGGCCAGCGCCCCGCCGTGCAGGATGACTACTCCAGGGCCATGACCGAGCTGGCGAAAGCCGATGCTCGTGCCGTCTTTCGAGGTCACGGCGCTCTTCGCATAGGTTGGTTTCTTGGTGTCCGACATGGCCAATCCTCCTGTCTGTGGCGATAACTGGGTCGTGGACGATTTCGCGGCGTCAGTAGTTGCGCGGTAGCGCGGCGACCAAGACCTCGACCTGGTCGGCGGTCAGGACAGTGACGCTGCAGTCAGGTAGTCCGAGGATGCGGTCGATGGCCAGTCCGTGAAGTCTCAATCTGGTTGTCAGAACGTCGATGGCGTGCTCTCGGGCTGACTCGTCGGCGGCCTCGGAAATCTGCAGGATGTTCGAGCTGGTTCGCGCGGCGAGACCCTGGATCATGTCGGCGACGCCTTCGGGATCGAAGGTGTCGAAGATGCCCTGTTGCACTCCACTCGAAATCAACTCGGTGAGCAGCGGCCGGAGCAGATCCTCTCCGACCGTGACGATTCGTGCGTACAGATGCGCGTTTTCGGATCGCAGCAACGAGACCATCGCCGCCAGCCGCTCGGGTGTCCCTGTCTGCATCTTGACGTCAAAGCCGGCCTGCAGCACGGTGTTTAACCGCTCTAAGGCGTCACCGTCACATTGGGCCACGAGGTCTTCGATGACGACGAATTGGTCGTGAGCGCTGCGCTCCGTCAGGGCGGTGATCAGTGCCTCTTTCGACGGAAACCAATGATAGAACGCCCCTTTAGAGACCCCAGCATCCGCAATCAAATCGTTGAGGCTGACATTGTCGTAGCCATGCTGAACAAACAACGCCGCTGCCCGGTCTAAGAGCTCTGCACGGCGAATGTCTGGATGCTTAACTACCCGTGGCATACGGCGGATCCTGCCGCTGAGCCGGTCCTGATGATTGGGCCTGACTCGGCTTTGCGACCCAACCGACGTAGGTCAGATACAGGCCAACCAGCGCCAGTCCTCCGAAGATGGCCCGCACCACCGGAATAGCTCCCTGCTCAAGAACATTACCCGCGGCGTTGTAGACATGCGGGACAGCAAGGATGAGCACCCCACGGATGGTCAGAAACCACCCCAACAACGACACCACGACTGCGGCGACACTGCGCCAGTACTGATGAAACGCGATGATGACGCTGCCCCACAGCAGAAGAATGGCCCCAAGCACCCACTGCCACATGGGATCGTTGGCGAACGTGTGAAACAGAACCGCCATCTGCGACGAGGCCCGCACCGCAATGATCGACGGAACGAGCAGGAAGAACGGCCCGAACGCACGGGCGAACATGCGGGTACGAATCGGCGATTGCTCTGATTGGCTCACTACTACCTCCTTAACTTCCAAACAGGACTGTATACCGACTACTGGTCGGTATACAAGACCAGCGGTCGGTAATAGCGACTGGCCTTTCACACGAGAGGCGGTGCGCCCAGCGCTCTCAGTAACTACCGGCTGGCGGCCCGCCGCCCCGCTGGCACGCCAGCCTTGCCCCGCGACGTCACCTCCGACTCCTCCCATAAAAATCATCGCCACCGGCGTCAGTCGCCGGCAGCGACGTCGAAATTGCCGAACACGGCCGGAATCGATTTCAGGCTGCCGTCCCAATCGATGGACAAACGGCACCGGAATTTATGGACGTACTCAAGCCTCTCACCGATCTGGCGCAGCGCCTCGCGGCGGCCAGGGGTGATGTGTGTTCTGGTGGTGGCTGTTGGTGCTGGTGGTGGGTGATACTGCCGGTCATGTCGTTGCAGGGTCTGGTTGATGCCACGGCGTCGGCGCTTGGTGGCGCTCGGGAGCTGTATGGCCAGGCTGTGCCCGCGTCGGGGTTGCCTTCGGCTAGTGGGTTGCAAGGACTCAAGACCGACTTGAGGGTGTCGGTGGACACAGTGCCGGCGAGCTGGCGGGGCGGTGGGGGAGAGGGCTACCGGTTAGCTGGCGGTAACGGGGTGGCGGCGCTGGACAACGTCGTCGGTGCCGATGGTCAGGTCGGGCCCCAGGTGGTGTCGGCCGCCAATGAGTCCCGCGAAGGCCGCTCGGGTATGAACGGCGTGTTGAGTGATACCCGGTCCGGGGTGAACGCGATCGCGCCCAGCACGGACACCCCGGCAGGCAAGACCGTGCTGGTCAATCACCTGGAAACCCAACTCGACCGCGCCAAAGCCCTCCTCACTCGATCTGAGCAACGAAACATTGCTTTAGCCAACATCATTCGGGCCGCCAGCGGTGGCTATGGTGGCCGTCCGACCGGCGGAGGCATGCCCATGGGCGGCGGCATGGGCACCCCCATCGGCGGCGGGACGGGGGCAACGTCACCGCTGAGCTCGCTGTCGGCACTCAGCGGCTTGACCGGGCAATTCGCGGGGCTCTCAGGAGCATTGTCACGGCCCCGAGGGGGACCGGCCCGCGGTGCGGCGCCGGCCTCGTCGGCGGCCAGAATCCCACTCGCAGATGTCAGCTTCACCGGCCGAGGCACCTTCCCAGCAGGTCCGGCCGCCATGTCCGAGGCCATCAACGCCGCCCTGGACGCCCGCGGCGTCACCGACCCGGTCGCCCGCAAGAACTGGCACGACGGTTACATGACCCTGACGGCCCGCGAAAGCGGCCACAACGCCAGCGTCGTCAACCTCTCCGACTCCAACGCCCACGGTGCACGAATGTCCGACGGTGCCCCGGCCAACAGCTCTCGTGGGCCCGCGCAGTGCATCCCCACCACCTTCGCCGCCTACCACCAGCCGGGGACCTCGACAAGCATCTACGAACCCGTCGCCAACGTCGCCGCCTCGATGAACTACGTCATGGACCGCTACGGCGTCAGCCCCGATGGGTCCAACCTCGCTGCCCACGTGCCCCAGGCGAACGTGCATTCCGGCGCACGCGGATACTAGCCGCCAAGTGATGTGTGTTCTGGTGGTGGCTGTTGGTGCTGGTGGTGGGTGATACTGCCGGTCATGTCGTTGCAGGGTCTGGTTGATGCCACGGCGTCGGCGCTTGGTGGCGCTCGGGAGCTGTATGGCCAGGCTGTGCCCGCGTCGGGGTTGCCTTCGGCTAGTGGGTTGCAAGGACTCAAGACCGACTTGAGGGTGTCGGTGGACACAGTGCCGGCGAGCTGGCGGGGCGGTGGGGGAGAGGGCTACCGGTTAGCTGGCGGTAACGGGGTGGCGGCGCTGGACAACGTCGTCGGTGCCGATGGTCAGGTCGGGCCCCAGGTGGTGTCGGCCGCCAATGAGTCCCGCGAAGGCCGCTCGGGTATGAACGGCGTGTTGAGTGATACCCGGTCCGGGGTGAACGCGATCGCGCCCAGCACGGACACCCCGGCAGGCAAGACCGTGCTGGTCAATCACCTGGAAACCCAACTCGACCGCGCCAAAGCCCTCCTCACTCGATCTGAGCAACGAAACATTGCTTTAGCCAACATCATTCGGGCCGCCAGCGGCGGCTACGGTGGCCGCCCGACCGGCGGAGGCATGCCCATGGGCGGCGGCATGGGCACCCCCATCGGCGGCATGGGCGGGGGAGGTGCCGGAGTAAGTGGTGCTCTCGGGGGCCTCCCCGGGATGTTGTCGGGCCTCAATGGCTCGAGTCGAGGCGATGCGTCACTGCTAGCCAGGAGAACCCACGCCGGCGGGCTGGGCCTACCGAGCGGGGCCACCGCTCGGGCGGTGGCCTATGCCAAATCCAAGCTCGGAGCGCCGTACGTGTGGGGGGCACAGGGACCCAATAGCTTTGACTGTTCGGGCCTGACGCAGGCCGCATACGCCGAGGCCGGAGTGCACATACCCCGAACCACCTACGAGCAGGTACGCGCCGGGCAAGCCGTCGACCGCGGTGACATCCAGGAAGGTGACTTGATCTTCTGCAACTGGTCGGCCCCCGGCACGCCTGAGCACGTCATGATGGCCGTGTCTCCGACGATGGCGATCGAGGCACCCACGCCCGGGCACTCGGTGAAAATCTCGCCAATACCCAACGGGCACATCGAGATCCGCCGGGTGGTGGGGTAACACCAAGGCCGGCGACGCGGGCACAGCTCGGGGCGTGACGTACCCGCGCTACCCGAGTGCTTCGGCCGCTTTCTGGATGGATTCACGGCTCTCGTGCACCTCACGCATCACTGCGATCGCGTCGTCGAATGACTCGGCGTCCGGCAGGCTCGCCGCGATCAACGCTTCCAGTTGGCGCATGTTGGCATCCAGCGCGTCGAGCGCCGCGGCCCGGGCGCCCGCTTCGCTGAGCTCGCTGGTGAGGACTTGCAGGCACACCGCCGTGATGGCCACGACCGCTGAGGCGATCGAAAGGGCTTGTCCGTATTGCGTTGCGCTGCGGATGTGATCGGTCGACGCCCGTCGTTGCTCCAGAGAATCGATGCGGCCGCCTGCTGAGGGGGCATGGACACGTGGAGCCACCTTCGGCGGCTCTTCTCCGTCGCGAATGGCTTGAAAAGTGCCGCGCGGCCACTGCAGCGCATCCTCCAGCTTCGGCACGGTGCTCACCCGCGGTGGGCCCGCGCCGCGTTCGAGTCTGGTAGCCGTGCCGAGCGACACCCCGGCAAGCTCGGCGAGTTTACGTTGACTCAGGCCCAGTTCAGCGCGACGTCGCGCCACAAAGTCCCTGAGTCGCAGCAAGGAGGGGTCCAGAGCATCGCCGCTGGCCGGCGTCGTCTCGCCGTCCTCGCTGTCGATGTCGTCGGCCACTCTCAAAGTGAACCATATGCAGGACGAACAGACACGTATCTGACCAATGCCAACAACGCCGCAACGGCCCACAAGATTCGGCATGAAGCGCTGTTAAGGGACAACTAAGGGCCAATACGCCACCCTCCCGCTGCGACTGCGGAAGATTTTCTTTGCACGCGTATCTGGTGGGCCACTGCCGGCACCGCAACGGGATACGCCTTGCTAGATATGCAGTTCAGCAGCCATTTTCCGCGCGCGGCGGGGGCCAGCTCGCGCCCGCCCCGTCGTCTTCGCGTCGGCATGATGCGCGGACAGCTGAAGATTTGTGCTGCACAGACCCGGCCGGTTGTGGTTATGATCAGCTCATGCTCAATAAAGGAGCAATAAACGCACAACTAGCACCCAATTCGGGAGGTGGCGTCATGACGCATCTAGTAGCTAACCCAGCCAAGATGGAAATCAACGGGCTGTGCAACTACTCAGCCGACCCAGAAGACTGGTTCGACTACCGCAAGGCCAAGCAGTGCAAGCGGATCTGCGGCAACTGCCCGTTGCGCCAAGCCTGCGCGCGTACCGCGCTGGCGCTGCATGCCACCGATGGTGTCTGGGCTGGGGTGGACCTGCCCGGCGAGCACGCCACTGTCGAGGAGCTTGCGATCGCCCGCCGCCAGCTGGCCATGGTGGTCGCCGCCATGGATCATCAGCCAGAAGCGCACCGGCAGCGCTGCCTGGCTATCCGGGAGGCGATGCACAACGCGGCGTTCCCCGGCCGCGGTGCCGTAGTCGCGGAGTCGGCGAGTGCCTAGCTCGGGTCCCCGAACCTGCACCAACCGGGTTCTGCGGGACTACCTTCTGGCTGCGTTGCGCTGCTCAGCGCACCCTCTCACCACGACCGAGCTCAGGCAAGGCGCACCGTCAGTGGCTGTACACGGCAGCCTGCGACCGCTACCGCCGACGCAGGAGACCATCTATCGCCTGCTGCGCAGCCTGCAGAACGAGGGAGTTGTCTCAGTGGCCGGGGCCGGAGCCTGTCGGCGTGCCTGGACCGCCGCCCCCGACCCCGCAGCCGACCGCGAGATCGCGACCCTCGACACCCTATTCAGCGCTCCCAGCGCCTCGCCTGCCCATCGACCCTCGACGTTCGATCCATGCCGGCGACGCCGCTGACCGCAGAAGTGCTCTGCGCACTCGAACGCATTGGCTGTCCGGTCAGCACGCCAGACCTCATGCGGTGGCTCAACCGCGATCGCTCGACCCCACTGGTCATCGACCAGGTATATCGGGCCCTAGACGCGCTGCGTGCCCGCGGAGAAGTGCAGCGCCTCAAGGCCACAAACAACAAGCGGATCCGTTACTGGACCATCGCCGGCGCGAGCGCCGCCTGCCGCTGCGGCGCCACGCAGCAGGGCGCATCATGAACGCCCCCAGTGGCGAGCACGATGAGGACCGACTGCCCATCGCAGAATGGCTGCGGATCCTGGTGTCCGGACGTCCCCACCAAGTCATCGGCGACGACCAGCGAAACCCCTA
This is a stretch of genomic DNA from Mycolicibacterium chubuense NBB4. It encodes these proteins:
- a CDS encoding alpha/beta fold hydrolase; this translates as MSDTKKPTYAKSAVTSKDGTSIGFRQLGHGPGVVILHGGALASQHYMKLSAALADEFTVYVPDRRGRGMSGPYGPHYGIEREDEDLDAIIAATGAQFVFGVADGGLFALHASMAIPAIRKVAVFEPVLFVGQPGLGEFKEIISRGQRLVSSGDIGAAMASLAKDAYDSDPRAQAVSAPYRLLSQMMTQPVINRILLWADARRVTGDDVALRDLIVAWKQELDVVKATEGTLDEYTNVTAEVLLLCGAGAPTLFTGTLDALQKVLPHATRVEIAGVSHGGPQDQGGNPAIIADQLRRFFGSGT
- a CDS encoding TetR/AcrR family transcriptional regulator codes for the protein MPRVVKHPDIRRAELLDRAAALFVQHGYDNVSLNDLIADAGVSKGAFYHWFPSKEALITALTERSAHDQFVVIEDLVAQCDGDALERLNTVLQAGFDVKMQTGTPERLAAMVSLLRSENAHLYARIVTVGEDLLRPLLTELISSGVQQGIFDTFDPEGVADMIQGLAARTSSNILQISEAADESAREHAIDVLTTRLRLHGLAIDRILGLPDCSVTVLTADQVEVLVAALPRNY
- a CDS encoding C40 family peptidase yields the protein MSLQGLVDATASALGGARELYGQAVPASGLPSASGLQGLKTDLRVSVDTVPASWRGGGGEGYRLAGGNGVAALDNVVGADGQVGPQVVSAANESREGRSGMNGVLSDTRSGVNAIAPSTDTPAGKTVLVNHLETQLDRAKALLTRSEQRNIALANIIRAASGGYGGRPTGGGMPMGGGMGTPIGGMGGGGAGVSGALGGLPGMLSGLNGSSRGDASLLARRTHAGGLGLPSGATARAVAYAKSKLGAPYVWGAQGPNSFDCSGLTQAAYAEAGVHIPRTTYEQVRAGQAVDRGDIQEGDLIFCNWSAPGTPEHVMMAVSPTMAIEAPTPGHSVKISPIPNGHIEIRRVVG
- a CDS encoding helix-turn-helix domain-containing protein translates to MADDIDSEDGETTPASGDALDPSLLRLRDFVARRRAELGLSQRKLAELAGVSLGTATRLERGAGPPRVSTVPKLEDALQWPRGTFQAIRDGEEPPKVAPRVHAPSAGGRIDSLEQRRASTDHIRSATQYGQALSIASAVVAITAVCLQVLTSELSEAGARAAALDALDANMRQLEALIAASLPDAESFDDAIAVMREVHESRESIQKAAEALG
- a CDS encoding WhiB family transcriptional regulator, producing the protein MTHLVANPAKMEINGLCNYSADPEDWFDYRKAKQCKRICGNCPLRQACARTALALHATDGVWAGVDLPGEHATVEELAIARRQLAMVVAAMDHQPEAHRQRCLAIREAMHNAAFPGRGAVVAESASA